Proteins from one Larimichthys crocea isolate SSNF chromosome XX, L_crocea_2.0, whole genome shotgun sequence genomic window:
- the LOC104929902 gene encoding TCDD-inducible poly [ADP-ribose] polymerase, whose translation MSSSKGKRRKLEDSVSLVEPPSKSFKVTLLNPSALLLEIPADTNTSLPVWEAIKSQQIHVSWTIDPYSVTVQLNPVISKKSKMATSGESENTSNVAQTSTPSSGSLQHQTALQSITPQQDVVLTFLNPPQKVRPNPIPTTSLTVSLPLLITPQPGTSTKEGLLPIKLQAASKVPAPSKFHTKRSSDIRICEKFLLNVCRAGKRCKMHHTPYPFYWQLWSQTKRNWVDFPAHCQVLLERIYCNVNQEYVTVKAGNAFYNVFFDLMVVVPQLNSPHSTHREVRRLSNTDSTTGNPFFATKWKIYWWNNHRWEEYNKDVSTHLLRKMHEKEPECSFYIGTQEYRLDFTTMTQINVDTKFMRNVCCRPVYQSPESMKPYLQTRIQTDSTSDPPAANFSVDPLEEFSSWYPPVWCSAPEQDYTLVDVPPGTQAYSSVQKFFFETMDETEVDIVSILQIQNVLHWDKYQRHKAFMQKLHTESEGPLERHLFHGTTKDASEGICHNNFDPRLAGVNGTSCGFGSYFATTAWYSDHFSGKVKAEPDEVRHMFLAKVLVGKVSVGQTTYRRPPPLTKYRLYDSCVNDLYEPTVFVVFNPCQCYPYYMIKYKNLDNEVEI comes from the exons ATGTCTTCCAGcaaaggaaaaaggagaaagttgGAGGACAGTGTTTCACTTGTAGAGCCTCCATCCAAATCTTTCAAAGTCACCTTGCTGAACCCGTCTGCCCTCCTGCTGGAGATCCCTGCTGACACCAACACCAGCCTCCCAGTGTGGGAGGCTATAAAATCCCAGCAGATTCATGTCTCCTGGACCATCGATCCCTACAGCGTCACTGTTCAATTAAACCCCGTGATCTCCAAGAAAAGCAAGATGGCAACGTCAGGCGAAAGTGAAAACACCTCCAATGTGGCACAGACCTCAACGCCTTCTTCTGGCAGCCTGCAGCATCAGACGGCCCTCCAGTCCATCACTCCGCAGCAGGACGTCGTGCTCACATTTCTAAATCCTCCTCAGAAAGTACGTCCAAACCCGATACCAACCACCTCCCTCACGGTCTCCCTGCCTCTCCTCATCACCCCTCAGCCCGGCACCTCTACAAAAGAAGGGCTCCTCCCCATCAAGCTGCAAGCAGCATCCAAAGTGCCTGCCCCGTCCAAGTTCCACACGAAGAGATCTTCAGACATCCGCATCTGTGAAAAATTCCTCCTGAATGTGTGTCGTGCGGGGAAAAGGTGCAAGATGCACCACACTCCGTACCCGTTCTACTGGCAGCTGTGGAGTCAGACCAAGCGAAATTGGGTCGACTTCCCCGCTCACTGTCAGGTCCTACTGGAGAGGATCTACTGCAATGTCAACCAAGAGTATGTTACTGTCAAGGCTGG gAATGCATTCTACAACGTGTTCTTTGACCTAATGGTGGTGGTCCCCCAATTAAACTCACCACACTCAACACATCGCGAGGTTAGACGGCTGAGTAACACTGACAGTACGACCGGGAACCCTTTCTTTGCCACCAAATGGAAAATCTACTGGTGGAACAACCACAGATGGGAAGAGTACAACAAG GATGTGTCCACCCACCTGCTCCGTAAGATGCATGAAAAGGAGCCGGAGTGCTCCTTCTATATCGGCACACAGGAGTACAGGTTGGACTTCACCACCATGACCCAGATCAATGTCGACACAAAGTTCATGCGAAACGTTTGCTGCCGACCCGTCTACCAGTCCCCTGAATCCATGAAGCCTTACCTGCA GACACGAATCCAGACCGACTCCACCAGTGATCCTCCAGCGGCCAACTTCAGCGTAGACCCTCTGGAGGAGTTCAGCTCCTGGTATCCTCCAGTGTGGTGCTCAGCCCCAGAGCAGGACTACACCCTGGTGGATGTTCCGCCCGGCACGCAGGCCTACAGTAGTGTCCAAAAGTTCTTCTTCGAGACTATGGATGAGACGGAGGTGGACATTGTCAGCATCCTGCAGATCCAGAACGTCCTCCACTGGGATAAGTACCAAAg gcACAAGGCGTTCATGCAGAAGCTGCACACCGAGTCCGAGGGGCCTCTGGAGAGACATCTATTCCACGGGACAACCAAAGACGCCTCAGAGGGCATCTGCCACAACAACTTCGACCCTCGCCTGGCCGGAGTCAACGGAACGTCCTGCGGTTTCGGCTCCTACTTCGCCACCACCGCCTGGTACTCCGACCACTTCTCGGGCAAGGTCAAGGCCGAGCCAGACGAGGTCAGACACATGTTCCTGGCCAAAGTCCTGGTGGGGAAGGTGAGCGTCGGACAGACCACCTACCGTCGGCCGCCGCCGCTCACGAAGTACCGTCTCTACGATAGCTGCGTGAACGACCTGTACGAACCCACCGTGTTTGTAGTTTTCAACCCCTGTCAGTGCTACCCGTACTACATGATCAAATACAAAAACCTGGACAACGAGGTCGAGATTTGA
- the eri1 gene encoding 3'-5' exoribonuclease 1 isoform X1, producing MDEHKENIHAEDVNVKMSNTREEVGVSTEAKPCSRICPAGEPDPQGSPPQSNSDFSHPVYKEIALANGHINRMSKDELRIKLAELHLDTRGVKDVMKKRLKSHYKKQKLMQSAAEGGPTDTYYHYICVVDFEATCEEDNPSDFHHEIIEFPMVLINTHTLEIVDSFQEYVKPELNPQLSDFCVKLTGITQKMVDEADPFPDVLQRVVAWLQERELGTKYKYAILTDGAWDMSKFLNIQCRLSRIRYPQFAKKWINIRKSYGNFYKVCVFNSSVKSVVLLYYSRLVEVM from the exons ATGGATGAGCACAAGGAGAATATCCACGCCGAGGACGTCAACGTGAAGATGTCCAACACGAGAGAGGAGGTCGGTGTTAGCACTGAG GCGAAGCCCTGCAGCAGAATCTGTCCCGCGGGAGAACCGGATCCTCAGGGATCTCCTCCTCAGTCGAACAGCGACTTCAGTCACCCGGTGTACAAAGAGATCGCTCTGGCTAACGGACACATCAACCGCATGTCCAAGGACGAGCTCCGGATCAAGCTGGCAGAGCTGCATCTTGACACGAG aggcgTGAAGGACGTGATGAAGAAGAGGTTGAAGAGCCACTATAAGAAGCAGAAGCTGATGCAGTCGGCCGCCGAGGGAGGTCCCACCGACACCTACTACCACTACATCTGCGTGGTGGACTTTGAAGCGACGTGCGAGGAGGACAATCCTTCAGACTTCCATCATGAAATCATCGAGTTCCCCATGGTTCTCATCAACACGCACACTTTAGAAATC GTGGACTCCTTTCAGGAATACGTCAAGCCCGAGTTGAACCCGCAGCTTTCAGACTTCTGCGTGAAGTTAACGGGGATAACACAG AAAATGGTGGACGAAGCGGATCCGTTCCCAGACGTCCTTCAGCGAGTCGTCGCTTGGCTTCAGGAGAGGGAGCTCGGGACCAAGTACAAATACGCCATTCTAACCGACGG GGCCTGGGATATGAGCAAGTTCCTCAACATCCAGTGTCGGCTCAGCCGGATCAGATATCCTCAGTTTGCAAAGAAGTGGATCAATATAAGAAAATCGTACGGAAACTTCTAcaaggtttgtgtttttaatagttctGTGAAGTCTGTTGTTCTTCTTTATTATAGTCGGCTGGTTGAAGTGATGTAA
- the eri1 gene encoding 3'-5' exoribonuclease 1 isoform X2, translating to MDEHKENIHAEDVNVKMSNTREEAKPCSRICPAGEPDPQGSPPQSNSDFSHPVYKEIALANGHINRMSKDELRIKLAELHLDTRGVKDVMKKRLKSHYKKQKLMQSAAEGGPTDTYYHYICVVDFEATCEEDNPSDFHHEIIEFPMVLINTHTLEIVDSFQEYVKPELNPQLSDFCVKLTGITQKMVDEADPFPDVLQRVVAWLQERELGTKYKYAILTDGAWDMSKFLNIQCRLSRIRYPQFAKKWINIRKSYGNFYKVCVFNSSVKSVVLLYYSRLVEVM from the exons ATGGATGAGCACAAGGAGAATATCCACGCCGAGGACGTCAACGTGAAGATGTCCAACACGAGAGAGGAG GCGAAGCCCTGCAGCAGAATCTGTCCCGCGGGAGAACCGGATCCTCAGGGATCTCCTCCTCAGTCGAACAGCGACTTCAGTCACCCGGTGTACAAAGAGATCGCTCTGGCTAACGGACACATCAACCGCATGTCCAAGGACGAGCTCCGGATCAAGCTGGCAGAGCTGCATCTTGACACGAG aggcgTGAAGGACGTGATGAAGAAGAGGTTGAAGAGCCACTATAAGAAGCAGAAGCTGATGCAGTCGGCCGCCGAGGGAGGTCCCACCGACACCTACTACCACTACATCTGCGTGGTGGACTTTGAAGCGACGTGCGAGGAGGACAATCCTTCAGACTTCCATCATGAAATCATCGAGTTCCCCATGGTTCTCATCAACACGCACACTTTAGAAATC GTGGACTCCTTTCAGGAATACGTCAAGCCCGAGTTGAACCCGCAGCTTTCAGACTTCTGCGTGAAGTTAACGGGGATAACACAG AAAATGGTGGACGAAGCGGATCCGTTCCCAGACGTCCTTCAGCGAGTCGTCGCTTGGCTTCAGGAGAGGGAGCTCGGGACCAAGTACAAATACGCCATTCTAACCGACGG GGCCTGGGATATGAGCAAGTTCCTCAACATCCAGTGTCGGCTCAGCCGGATCAGATATCCTCAGTTTGCAAAGAAGTGGATCAATATAAGAAAATCGTACGGAAACTTCTAcaaggtttgtgtttttaatagttctGTGAAGTCTGTTGTTCTTCTTTATTATAGTCGGCTGGTTGAAGTGATGTAA